ttttataaaagcacttatattcattcttctgttaaaactaatgcattatttgagctgtgaagttgttttaatcttaatttttacagtcattttaggatttgttgacattacatcatcatggcaacgaagttgtaaaattagctttacacagaaaaggttagtaagtgattttatcacacttaaatcatgttaacacacacattgtttatttcttgtggctataattttaaaactgagtattttaacatttacggattggccccattcacttccattgtaagtgtctcactgtaacccagatttttgctatttttaaagaaaaggaggggcaagtcaaaatacatttttgtggtaatcaacattgtcccacaaatgctgttgattgtgcttaacttgtattgaaccagaaatatttatttaaataaatccttTCCAAGTAATTTTAATGAAGTGTAGAACATTTCGCCAAACAATTtaggcaaattagcttcagaaaaggtgactttagctggaAAGTAAGTGGTTTGCATCCCTGAATAGGAATGAgatcaacagaattttttttttatatgtatgggTTGAGTTTCTGTTTGAGCTTGAGAGATTATTATGCTTTGAAGACATTTATCATTGAGCCTTAAACAGTCTGGTTGCAATTATAGATTATGCTTTGAAAGCATCCTCATACTATAGTATATGTCAGAACACAAttcataaaaacactttttacttATGTGGCTAGACTAGTATTAATGCTTGCTTATTGCTATCTTATAATAGCACTGTTAAAATGTCCTGTTTTCATTTAAATCCAGAGGAAATGACATATCAACACCGATCTTTGAGTTGTTGCACATTGCTATATCGTTTAACAATGTCAATTCAACAATTTCTATTAATTGGTTTCATAACATAATATGAAGACATTATGAGGTATATAAATtatatcagacatgtttgcagctGGACAAACCGGTCCAAAATACATCACTTACTATGATCCTGTACTTATAAAGATGAAGCAACTAATGAATAATTTTGATATAACAAAACTTTACAAAAGAACAAGCCTCAAGACTTCACATacagaaatgaacatttaaaatacagataTGTTCTTGATTTCAacatatcaaacataaaacatatcTACTTATATGATGCATTTGTGATCACATCTAACGAAACATCCCTTTGTCTTTTTTTGGAAGAAAAATTGTCAGTCAAAAAATATTAACTTAAGACTATAGCCGTACAGTAAACTTTATTCAAAAACAAGTTTGGGGagaattttttcttcttcaaatacAGGTTTGGCAAACTTCATATATAACAAGGTAAATATCTTGTTTCCAACCCCCTAAATTTGGGTTCTGTATAAAAATATACAACTGGCGACAATAAAAAGATTATTATCTGCTGCTTCAATAAAAGACAGCCCTTACTACATATTAGTGCAAAACAAGAGTGCTTTCATGAACAACACATGCCAAAAAAACTCTGGGTAAGAGGTAATTGAAGCTTGCTTTAGCATCACACAGCTTTTAAAAACACAGGAATACTTGCTAAGTAATGGAGGCGTGGTTGAACACTCAAAGGTGTAGGAGTATTAGGAACACAAAGCACTATTTGCTCACGTGATTTCCAGTTTTCCTTAGGCTAGGAGGAAATGCTTACTGTAAGCAAACAAACCAGATGAGCTCCACTATACTCATAGTTCAGCCGTTTACAAGGGAGCTGCCCTGTAAAACAACACTTAACAAAAAGATGATGCACATTTTCGGATTTAAAGTATACTCACATTTGTGCTACAATATTCGATCAAGCATTATCTTATAATGCTTAATATAAGTTCTGCATTCCCTCGCAAGTACTTTCGGTTCCCTTGGAATAGATTTAttcatcccttatgaaaattaaccatggttttactacagtaaccatagttgatgTTAttctattgtatttgtagtaaaaccatagtaaccagatatttaccatgattttactaaagTCATCACATTTCAACCATGATATTAATCGTAAACCTAttgtaataatacagaaaaatactatattactaataataaataataataaaaaaattgttttactggTACAAGTACCACtgattttaaaaccatggtttccaccacaaaaaaaataaaaaataaaaaataataaaataaaaaaaacatgcccttattaaaaaaaaaaatcctggttTTACTTTAGTATGGAAAACTAAAACTTTAGTATTTAGGGATGCGAcataattgtgagggaacgcaaacctatTTCAGaattggtttgagtatttcagaaATAACTTCCCTCTAAGGGCTCTAtatcctcatgttattccaaaactgtatgacttttctttcttgcCAACCCCATtccatttcattgtatggaaaaggtaGTAGCTGCAACATACGTCAAAATGTCTTctcttgtattccacagaagaaagtcatacagaataCAAATATACACGCACTGagctctttatttggaacacctgtacacctactaattcatgagattatctaatcagccaatcatgtggcagcagtgcaatgcataaaatcacacagatacgggtcaggagcttcagttaatgttcacatcaaccatcagaatggggaaaaaatgtgatctcagtgatttggaccacgacatggttgttggtgccatgagtatttttgtaactgcttttcatgcacaacagtctctagagtttactcagaatggtgccaaaaataaaaaacatccagtgagcagcagttctgtggaggtcaatggagaatagaCAGACCGGTTTGAGCTaatagaaaggctacggtaactcagataaccactctgtacaattgtagtgagtagaatagcatctcagaatgcaccacgtgtcgaaccttgaggtggaagGGTTACAACAGcggaagaccatgttgggcactttattaggaccatagtgttcctaataaaggggcagtggtggctcagcagttaaggctctgggttactgatcagaaggttgggggttcaagccccggcactgccaagatgccactgttgggcccttgagcaaggcccttgaccctatctgctccaggggcactgtatcatggctgaccctgcactctgaccccagcttagctaggatatgtgaaaaaaagaatttcactgtatatgtgctaatgtgtgataaataaaattataaattataaaaaaaaagtgctcagtgagtgtatatttttggtgaactaacccttttaataATCACAGGTAAATTATCCAGCTTGAGATCCCAGGATAATGAAACAACCTCTCTTTTTCATGAGTAATTTATTAAAGTTATTTCTGATAACAGCTGTGCTTGTTTCATGGAGTAATCCAATCAGTTCTACTGTAAGCACACTGACTGTAATGCTATTGTGACAAGTTTCACTGATATAATGAATGAGAATATAATATGCCCTCTGTAGCGCTCACAAAAAAAGTCTTAACAATGTGGTGTCTTATGAGTTATTTTGCTTTTATTCCTTTTAATTCACCCTTTGAAGTATTCAACAAATTCCTAAGGGAAGTATTCAAGTCACCAATTCCTTCAATTGATTAAGACTTGGCTATTGTCCAATTGTTTTTCTGTTTGGCATCTTCCATAGCTGTCTCCAGCCAGTCTTTCTCCTGGTCTGATTCGGACTCACTTATTTCACCGGTGTCGGCGGTCAGCAGGCGAGAATAGTTTATCCTGCGCTGCCTTGGAATCTTCCACTTGAGTGCAGCTAGAGCGATACTCCACACAGCAAGAATAACTGATATGCTTTGGAACAGAATCTTTATGCCAAACTTCTGCACCACAAATCCCGCCAACAGACTGCCCAACCCAGCTCCCAGCTCCAGAGGTAGGCCCTCAAATAGCCTTATCAGAGTCTCTTCGGTCCCAGGAGTGGCAATGTCCTCGCATTGTGCTGCAACTGACCACCAAAGAGCGCCAGTGCTGAAGCCAGCGAGAATTTGAGCGGGTATTATGCTCCATGGGTCCCATAGAAAAGAATAATAAAGGCACTGAATGGACAGAGTGATGACAGCAAGCACCAGTAACCACCCATGGTACTTCAGAAATCGGGCGAGACGCCCAGCATATAGGGGAACGCCAGCTTGGCTTAAGTGCGCCAAGGCTAAGGAAATGCCCATGTGGATTTCCGTGGCATTGTGGTCCTGCATTTGCCACAGTAGGAAGTCAGACACAGCTGAGCTTGCCATGCCAGTCAGGACGACAGTAATTGCACAAAGTAGTGCTTGCGAGTTCCTATGTACCAGTTGTAGTGCTTTAAACCCGCCACTAGTTGGGCGCTCACGCTTGCGGAAGTACAGTGGGAGTAGGGCAGCTGCAGGTACAGTTAGGATCATGAGCGCAGTGTATGAGTAGAACTCTGCCACAGTCCCAGTACGACAATACAGGCTGGTTACAAGAATACCAACCACACCATTGCCAACAGCCGTCCCAAGTGGTTTCCAAACTGTAACACCTTTATGGTGGTCTGTAGCATCTACAAAATCCAAGTATTCATATAGCCCATCATCCGCTGTCCACTCTAATGGGGCGGCCATGAATTCCCACAATCCAATCACAATGAGAACTAGAAAGAACTTCTGATGCTGTGCATCCATTGCTTTGAGGCTCCCAAGAAACTCAGTGTGTAGAGATTCTTCTTGTTGCTCCTTGAGGTTCCTCAAATATCTAATCGCTCTTCTTAACCAACTGGAGCTGGAGTTTACAAGTGTGGGTTTATATGTGGAGTTCAATTCATCAGGTTGTTCCATGATGACAGTTGTATGGTTTACAGAATAGACAGTAGCACTGGACTGTGATGGTATGTTCATGCTCTCTAGAATAGTGAAGTCACTTCCATCTGTAAAGTCAGCACTGGGCTGACTAGCATTGCACCGCCCACTTTCAGCTTTGGTTCCTGCAGAGGGGAAGAGCAAAAGAATCAAAACCACCAATGCAGAGCTAAGCAAAGAGCCCACTATGACTGTCCGCCGTTTGTCGTATTGCCTGGCGAGGACGCTGGACACTGGTCGCCACACCAAGGTGAGGAGATGTTTAGAGGCCATGATAAGTCCAGTCATGGTGGCAGTGAGTCCCAGATGCCGGAAGTAGATGGTGAGGAAGGGAACGAGGCAACCAGAGCCGCAGGATTGGAGGAAGTGAAAGACACCTGCCAGATGCATGGCTCCCTTAACATTCCACTGCTTGCTCTTCTGCATTGCTGCCTTTTTCCCCATGTTTGTCAGTTAGCACGCTGTGTAGTTTTAAAGAACGATTAGAAATTAGAAAAACATAAGGACAACTTTACATGTCAGTTCTTTTGAAAGTTTTAAGGAATagaacacacaaaaatgaaaactctctcatcatttactcacacccatgccatcccagatgtatatgactttcttctgctgaacacaaatgatagaagaatgtctcagctctgttggtccatacaatgcaagtgaatggtggccagaactttgaaggtcaaaaaagcacataaaggcagcataaatacaGGGACGGATTAAGACGTCAGGATGTCCTGGGCACGGATGCCTTTACAGGCCCACTCGTAATGAAATGAGTGGCATATCACGACGTGACCTATATCTCTCCCATTTATCTCAACAGTGCTGATGCGCACATACAGcaagttgctttttttttttttttttttttttttttttaaatatatccaGTTGTGGTTTTTCAGTTCATTTAGTTTACTTTGAAAAAACGTGTCGCTTAACGCTAGTATAATGCAATTATTTCCCATCACCACTAGGTGCCCCTCACAACTAAGTTTATCCATCcctgcataaatgtaatccatacgacttcagtgtttaaatccatatcttcagaagcaatatgataggtctgggtaagaaacagataaatatttaagatttaaattttttttttttactgtaaatctccactttcagtttcttcttttgttttttggtgattcacattttccGTGCATATCGTCACcaactggacagggaggagaatttatagtaaaaaaggacttaaatattgatctgcttctcacccacacctatcatatcacttctgaagacatggatttatggTGCCTTCACGTACTTTCGGAATTAccataaatacgagtttcccactcagaAGTTGCATATGAACTACCCCTCAAATCGTAATTacaactgggaaactctgagataattttgataacctgagtttccgagatgggaggattcgtaaactttcaacatggcggagaagattacggtttctgtagtgaatggcGGGTTTTAATCATCTTTCTAAACACAGCTAATTGTTAACGCTTGCTGTTTCGgccatattcatttatgtatatcagcaaccatttgatgcctTTTGTAGATTTTCACACCATGAAAATAGCttatatttgaccaaaattccattatagTCAGCAAGGTAACAGAGTAATAtctattatggtgtcaaaataaaatttcCTTAAGAAATACATATGAATAAACCTAGCatcatccatgtttcctgttcttttctacaacaaagcacttgaatgcgACGTACTCATAATAataacttcagaagtgggaatcaggataattctgatagcacatgaaggcagcattaaacactggagttgtatggattgctttattactgcctttatatgcttttttgaccttcaaagttttggtcaacattACCTTGCATtgactggacctacagagctgagatattcatcagaagaaagtcagtcatacacacctgggatggcatgagggcgagtaagtcagaatcagaatgagctttattgccaggtgttctcacgtacacaaggattgttttttgtgtttttttttttttttggtgataggagaaacaagtgcacacagaacattacagtgagacacagaatataaaacaaggtaagaatataaacagacatacaaataataggacatataacagaatggcatatgtacatgtgcaagcggtaatgtatgtgcaaggtagggatatgaacagttactgaattaaatatgtgaatttacatatataCATGAGGTATGATGAGATacattatgagaattttcatttttgggtgaactatgcctttatgAAAACTGTACAATGAGACAGTGATCATactagatggtaataccatggtgtatgtatatatatatatatatatatatatatacacacacacacacacacacacacacacacacacactggtggccaaaagtttggaataatgtacagattttgctgttttggaaggaaattggtactttaattcaccaaagtggcattcaactgatcacaaagtatagtcaggacattactgatgtaaaaaacagcaccatcactatttgaaaaaaatcatttttgatcaaatctagacagaccccatttccagcagccatcactccaacaccttatccttgagtaatcatgctaaattgctaatttggtactagaatatcacttgccattatatcaaacacagttgaaagctatttggttcattaaatgaagcttaacattgtctttgtgtttgtttttagttaccacagtatgcaatagactggcatgtcttaaggtcaatatttggtcaaaaatggaaaaaaagaaacagttttctctagaaactcgtcagtcaatcattgttttgaggaatgaaggctatacaatgcttgaaattgccaagaaaaactgaagatttcatataaaggtgtacactacagtcttcaaagacaaaggacaactggctctaacaaggacagaaagagatgtggaagaccagatgtacaactaaacaataggataagtacatcagagtctctagtttgagaaatagacgcctcacatgtcctcagctgacagcttcattgaattctacccgctcaacaccagtttcatgtacaacagtaaagagaagactcaggggttcaggccttatgggaagaattgcaaagaaaaagacacttttgaaacagaaaaacaaaaagaaaaggttagagtgggcaaagaaacacagacattgaacaacagataattggaaaagagtgttatggatcttaaccccattgagcttttgtgggatcagctagactgtaaggtgcgtgagaagtgcccgacaagacagccacatctatggcaagtgctacaggaagtgtggagtgaaatgtcacctgagtatctggacaaactgacagctagaatgacaaggatctgcaaagctgtcattgctgcacgaggaggattttttgatgagaactctctgaagtactttaagaagttctgaacatttatttcaaattgtaatagtaatttttcacatcagtaatgtcctgactatacattgtgatcagctgaatgccactttaatgaactaaagtatcaatttctttccataagagcaaaatctgtacattattccaaacttttggccgccagtgtgtgcgtgtgtgtatattatataatatacactatattgccaaaagtattcgctcacctgcctttagacgcatatgaactttagtgacatcccattcttaatccatagggtttaatatgatgttggcccaccctttgcagctataacagcttcaactattatgggaaggctttccacaagatttaggagtgtgtttatgggaatttttgaccattcttccagaagcgcatttgtgaggtcagacactgatgttggacgagaaggcctggctcacagtcttcgctctaattcatcccaaaggtgctctgtcgggttgaggtcaggactctgtgcaggccagtcaagttcttccacaccaaactcgctcatccatgtctttatggaccttgctttgtgcactggtgcgcagtcatgttggaacaggaaggggccatccccaaactgttcccacaaagttgggagcatggaattgtccaaaatctcttggtatgctgaagcattcagagttcctttcactggaactaaggggccaagcccagctcctgaaaaacaaccccacaccataatccctcctccaccaaacttcacagttggcacaatgcagtcagacaagtaccgttctcctggcaaccgccaaacccagactcgtctatcagattgccagatggagaagcttgattcgtcactccagagaacgcgtctccactgctctagagtccagtggcggcgtgctttacaccactgcatccgacgctttgcattgcacttggtgatgtatggcttggatgcagctgctcggccatggaaacccattccatgaagctctctacgcactgttcttgagctaatctgaaggccacatgaactttggaggtctgtagcgattgactctgcagaaagttggcgacctctgcgcactatgcgcctcagcatccactgaccccgctctgtcattttacgtggcctaccacttcgtggctgagttgctgtcattcccaatctcttccactttgttataataccactgacagttgactgtggaatatttagtagcgaggaaatttcacgactggacttgttgcacaggtggcatcctatcacagtaccacgctggaattcactgagctcctgagagcggcccattctttcacaaatgtttgtagaagcagtctgcatgcctaggtgcttcattttatacacctgtgcccatggaagtgattggaacacctgaattcaattatttggatgggtgagtgaatacttttggcaatatagtgatatatatatatatatatatatgatgatcATGCTACCACCCTTGTATTTCGttagtaaatgtaattaaaatttaaaCAGATATTTGTTGtagcttttttattttagatttttcatttatgtgtaatattatttaacatttacattttggctGCTTTCTACATAGTGTGACCATATATATTTAAACAACTTCATGAAATTTTAAACACCATATGGAACAATACTGTTTCCTGTTGTCCATAAACTGCATTTAAGAGTCATATTTGCACATCATGTCAGAAAATAATAAGGAATTCGAACATGAAACAATATTTAAAAGCTACAGGGAGAAAAAGAGACAACGCGCGTGCAGTGAATcgtaatttcataataaaatgccAACTGTATGTTTAGATTTATAACAGTTTTAGATGATATGTTCATTAAAAGTATCTCAAACGTCGCTCTCAAGCACTTAAATTGACTTAAAGAAAACACAAATACAAACTTTAGGAGATCTGAATGTACACGACGCACTCTTAGTAACAGGTAAACCGGAATCTTGTACCTGTTCTAACACGTCACAATACCATACGATGTCGCGTCCCTTCCCTATTTACCTGCAATATCTTGCATTCAGAAACACATCATGGTCTGCTTGACAAGTTGTTGCTGATTAAGATTTTCCTTGACTTTCCATGTCCATACCATGCATGCAGGTGTAGTGTCTAAACTTTTCTTCCTTTTTACCAAACAGCGAAAGACGGACGACTGAGATCTTTGAGCAGCAGTGTATCAAGTCTGGCTACTTTTCGAGTGAGCAGCGCCACCTGTCGGTGAGAGACTGAAGTAACAGTTTAAAATCACTGACATTAGCTGCAACAAGAATCTTGAAAGtgttaggtccatacaatgcaaatgaatggataccaaaactttgaagctccaaaaagcataacatacagcataaaagtaatacatatgactccagtggttaaatctatatattcagaagcaatatgataggtgtgggattgaaacatataaatattttagtccttttttaatataattctcctacctgcccagtagtTGGGGAAATGCACGATTAATTTGAgtttccaaaaacaaaaggagaatgtgaaagtgaatatttatggtaaaaaaaataaataaaaaaaaaaggacttaaatattgatctgtttctcacccacacctatcatagcacttctgatgacatggattaaaccactggagccttatgtattacatttatgctgactttatgtgctttttggagcttcaacattttggtcaccattcactttcattgtacggacctacagatcggatgatattcttctaaaaatcttcatttgtgttctgcaaaagaaagaaagtcatacacatctgggatggcataagggtgagtaaatgatgtgttgaattttcattttggggtgaactatccgtttaagtaCTGTATGAACTAAACATAAcctatttttatagcatttattcatcttagttaatgttaatttctacattagctattgttcattattaggtcatattaattcataatgcataaaataatgttaacatttacagctttaaaaatgtattagtatatatgtagaaaataacattaaccaagcttaataaaagctgtaaaagcaTTGATCTTTGCTAATTCAGGTTAACTATTGTAATCGCAAAGTGTATTGCATTGTTTTTACTGttgcattgtaaagtgttacttaaATTACTTGCACTGTATTTcctatttgcaaataaaaatatttgtattgtatgtatttcttTGACTTTAATTCATTTCAGATGACACATACAAACC
This portion of the Myxocyprinus asiaticus isolate MX2 ecotype Aquarium Trade chromosome 14, UBuf_Myxa_2, whole genome shotgun sequence genome encodes:
- the LOC127452065 gene encoding major facilitator superfamily domain-containing protein 6-like; protein product: MGKKAAMQKSKQWNVKGAMHLAGVFHFLQSCGSGCLVPFLTIYFRHLGLTATMTGLIMASKHLLTLVWRPVSSVLARQYDKRRTVIVGSLLSSALVVLILLLFPSAGTKAESGRCNASQPSADFTDGSDFTILESMNIPSQSSATVYSVNHTTVIMEQPDELNSTYKPTLVNSSSSWLRRAIRYLRNLKEQQEESLHTEFLGSLKAMDAQHQKFFLVLIVIGLWEFMAAPLEWTADDGLYEYLDFVDATDHHKGVTVWKPLGTAVGNGVVGILVTSLYCRTGTVAEFYSYTALMILTVPAAALLPLYFRKRERPTSGGFKALQLVHRNSQALLCAITVVLTGMASSAVSDFLLWQMQDHNATEIHMGISLALAHLSQAGVPLYAGRLARFLKYHGWLLVLAVITLSIQCLYYSFLWDPWSIIPAQILAGFSTGALWWSVAAQCEDIATPGTEETLIRLFEGLPLELGAGLGSLLAGFVVQKFGIKILFQSISVILAVWSIALAALKWKIPRQRRINYSRLLTADTGEISESESDQEKDWLETAMEDAKQKNNWTIAKS